A single region of the Biomaibacter acetigenes genome encodes:
- a CDS encoding chromate transporter, producing the protein MFWAFFKIGAFTLGGGFAMIPLMKTEMVDRQKWIKEEEFLDIIAVTQSAPGAVAVNSSIYIGYKLSGFLGSVIATLGTVLPSFLIILFVALFYSDMKSNTYVKKAFYGIYPAIVVLILAAAVNLWKAAFKDKTGIAIAVLSLAALIVFDVHPILVILLSGLVGMFLKKDTAKQGGGQK; encoded by the coding sequence ATGTTTTGGGCTTTTTTCAAAATAGGCGCCTTTACCCTGGGCGGCGGTTTTGCCATGATTCCATTAATGAAGACTGAGATGGTGGACCGACAGAAGTGGATCAAAGAAGAGGAATTTCTTGACATAATTGCCGTGACCCAATCGGCGCCGGGGGCTGTGGCCGTAAATTCCTCCATATACATAGGTTATAAGCTGTCCGGATTTTTGGGTTCGGTGATCGCTACTCTCGGTACCGTACTGCCATCCTTTCTTATAATTTTATTTGTCGCCCTCTTTTATTCCGACATGAAATCCAACACATATGTGAAAAAGGCTTTTTACGGCATATATCCTGCCATAGTGGTGCTGATCCTTGCAGCGGCCGTAAATCTTTGGAAGGCCGCATTCAAAGATAAAACCGGTATAGCCATAGCGGTGCTGTCGTTGGCGGCTTTGATTGTATTTGATGTACACCCCATACTGGTGATTTTATTGTCGGGTCTGGTCGGAATGTTTTTAAAAAAGGATACTGCAAAACAAGGAGGGGGCCAGAAATGA